The following proteins come from a genomic window of Mycolicibacterium rufum:
- a CDS encoding helix-turn-helix domain-containing protein has translation MTSGVAVGTPDPSLRAVVLRYEGFTSRGAPVTFRETAATFVPVIIDLDAGWTVSHRDDAPLRLRSFVAGLTAAPVLVGHGGSAHCLQIDLTPLGARRILGLPLCELANRSVPIEAVLGPAGAMLVQRIGETPRWQDRFALVDAMLMRRLSDAPDTDRGVAWSLARITASGGRAAIGPLAAELGWSHRRLISRYRDAVGLPPKTVARIVRFERAAERLRGGAELSAAAAECGYFDQAHLCREVRDLAGVTPAELRVNSVQDPAS, from the coding sequence ATGACCTCGGGCGTCGCCGTCGGCACCCCCGACCCGTCGCTGCGCGCGGTGGTGCTGCGCTACGAGGGGTTCACCTCCCGCGGCGCCCCGGTTACGTTCCGCGAAACCGCAGCGACGTTCGTCCCGGTCATCATCGATCTCGACGCAGGATGGACGGTGTCCCACCGCGATGATGCCCCACTGCGTCTGCGGTCGTTCGTCGCGGGTCTCACCGCCGCTCCGGTGCTCGTCGGTCACGGCGGCTCGGCGCACTGCCTGCAGATCGACCTCACACCGCTGGGCGCCCGGCGCATCCTGGGCCTGCCGCTGTGCGAGCTGGCCAACCGGTCGGTGCCGATCGAAGCGGTGCTCGGCCCCGCCGGCGCCATGCTGGTGCAACGCATCGGCGAGACCCCGCGCTGGCAGGACCGCTTCGCCCTCGTCGACGCGATGCTGATGCGCCGGCTGAGCGACGCCCCAGACACCGACCGTGGGGTGGCCTGGTCGCTGGCGCGCATCACCGCGAGCGGGGGGCGCGCCGCGATCGGCCCGCTGGCCGCCGAACTGGGCTGGAGCCATCGCCGGCTGATCAGCCGGTACCGCGACGCGGTCGGTCTGCCGCCGAAGACGGTCGCGCGGATCGTGCGCTTCGAACGGGCGGCGGAGCGCCTGCGCGGCGGCGCGGAACTGTCCGCGGCCGCCGCCGAGTGCGGCTACTTCGATCAGGCGCACCTGTGCCGCGAGGTCCGTGACCTCGCCGGCGTCACCCCCGCCGAACTGCGGGTCAATTCCGTCCAAGACCCGGCGAGCTGA
- a CDS encoding VOC family protein produces the protein MTTPPTFGGAVPIVPFREPRKALEWLAIAFGAVPTLVAPPDPDLPLRHAEVRIGTGVVMVDDADRDGVFALPGPVLVYVVIDTAAEVDALHDRAAAAGAEIVQGITDQDYGSHEFAARDPHGNIWSFGTYRPQPG, from the coding sequence ATGACAACGCCTCCGACATTCGGCGGAGCGGTACCGATCGTGCCGTTCCGCGAGCCGCGCAAAGCCCTCGAGTGGCTGGCGATCGCCTTCGGCGCCGTTCCGACGCTGGTGGCACCGCCCGACCCCGATCTCCCGCTGCGCCACGCCGAGGTGCGGATCGGCACCGGGGTGGTGATGGTCGACGACGCCGACCGCGACGGCGTGTTCGCGCTGCCCGGCCCCGTGCTCGTGTACGTCGTCATCGACACCGCGGCCGAGGTCGACGCCCTGCACGACCGGGCGGCCGCTGCCGGCGCCGAGATCGTGCAGGGGATCACCGACCAGGACTACGGCTCCCACGAGTTCGCCGCACGCGATCCGCACGGCAACATCTGGAGTTTCGGCACCTACCGGCCACAGCCGGGCTGA
- a CDS encoding glycine betaine ABC transporter substrate-binding protein has translation MRRVAVLLSAVVLVLAGCGLGSGSAMPLQVGPGSIRPTPGLEGVPITVGSKEYTEQVILGYVLQYTLAAAGADVRDLTGIVGSRSTRGAQLSGQVDVAYEFTGNAWINYLGHEKPIPDTRKQFEAVRDEDLERNGMVWLEPGPMDDTYALAASKRTAERTGVRTLSEYAALVQRDPGAARTCVDTEFRARQDGFPGMAAAYGFDPARAVTPILQVGIIYQATADGTQCDFGEVFTTDGRIAALDLTVLTDDKQFFAHYNPSVTMKKEFFDAHPEIADVTAPVTAALTNDVIIDLNKQVDVDGRDPSVVARDWMVSRGFVTAR, from the coding sequence ATGCGGCGGGTGGCGGTGCTGCTGTCGGCGGTCGTGCTGGTGCTGGCCGGTTGTGGGCTCGGGTCGGGCAGCGCAATGCCGCTGCAGGTCGGACCCGGCTCGATCCGGCCCACCCCGGGCTTGGAGGGGGTGCCGATCACCGTCGGTTCCAAGGAGTACACCGAGCAGGTGATCCTCGGTTACGTCCTGCAGTACACGCTGGCCGCTGCGGGCGCCGACGTGCGTGACCTCACCGGCATCGTCGGATCCCGCAGCACCCGCGGCGCCCAGCTGTCGGGTCAGGTCGACGTGGCCTACGAGTTCACCGGGAACGCGTGGATCAACTACCTCGGACACGAGAAGCCGATCCCGGACACCCGCAAGCAGTTCGAGGCGGTGCGGGACGAGGACCTCGAGCGCAACGGGATGGTCTGGCTGGAGCCAGGACCGATGGACGACACATACGCGCTGGCCGCGAGCAAGCGCACGGCCGAGCGCACCGGCGTGCGCACGCTCTCCGAGTACGCGGCCCTGGTGCAGCGCGACCCGGGTGCGGCCCGGACGTGCGTCGACACCGAGTTCCGCGCCCGACAGGACGGCTTCCCCGGCATGGCCGCGGCCTACGGCTTCGACCCCGCCCGGGCAGTCACGCCGATTCTGCAGGTCGGCATCATCTACCAGGCCACCGCCGACGGCACCCAGTGCGATTTCGGCGAGGTGTTCACCACCGACGGCCGGATCGCCGCGCTCGACCTCACCGTGCTGACCGACGACAAGCAGTTCTTCGCCCACTACAACCCGTCGGTGACGATGAAGAAGGAATTCTTCGACGCGCACCCCGAGATCGCGGACGTCACCGCGCCGGTCACCGCCGCCCTGACCAACGACGTCATCATCGATCTCAACAAGCAGGTCGACGTCGACGGCCGCGACCCGAGCGTCGTCGCGCGTGACTGGATGGTGTCGCGGGGTTTCGTGACCGCCCGCTGA
- a CDS encoding ABC transporter permease, with product MSTATDAGAPATSGTPATTPAERLRLFIQPVLVLIVAAAVVFWAFDRDLTATQRENINPGNVATLIWQHLLITAAVTAIVVLIGVPLGVLVTRPGAKALRPLFIGIANVGQAAPAIGLLVLLFLFTARTGFWIGVLPIALYSLLPVLSSTILGIDQVDRALIDAGLGQGMSRAALLARVELPLAVPFILAGLRTSLVLAVGTATLSFLVNAGGLGILIDTGYKLQDNVTLVLGSVLAVCLALLVDWLGGLAEFYVGPKGLR from the coding sequence GTGAGCACGGCCACCGACGCCGGCGCCCCCGCGACGTCGGGTACGCCGGCCACCACACCGGCCGAGCGGCTGCGGTTGTTCATCCAGCCGGTGCTGGTGCTGATCGTCGCTGCGGCCGTGGTGTTCTGGGCCTTCGACCGCGACCTGACCGCCACCCAGCGGGAGAACATCAACCCCGGCAACGTCGCGACGCTGATCTGGCAGCACCTGCTCATCACCGCGGCGGTGACGGCGATCGTGGTGCTGATCGGCGTTCCGCTCGGTGTGCTGGTGACCCGGCCGGGAGCGAAAGCGTTGCGGCCGTTGTTCATCGGCATCGCCAACGTCGGGCAGGCCGCCCCCGCGATCGGACTGCTGGTGTTGCTGTTCCTTTTCACCGCCCGGACCGGGTTCTGGATCGGGGTGCTCCCGATCGCGTTGTACTCACTGCTGCCGGTGCTGTCGAGCACCATCCTCGGCATCGATCAGGTGGACCGTGCGTTGATCGATGCCGGTCTCGGCCAGGGGATGTCGCGCGCGGCGCTGCTGGCCCGCGTCGAGCTTCCGCTCGCGGTGCCGTTCATCCTGGCGGGCCTGCGGACGTCGCTGGTGCTGGCGGTCGGCACCGCGACGCTGTCGTTCCTCGTCAACGCCGGCGGCCTGGGCATCCTGATCGACACCGGATACAAGCTGCAGGACAACGTCACGCTGGTGCTGGGCAGCGTCCTCGCGGTGTGCCTGGCCCTGCTGGTGGACTGGCTGGGCGGGCTCGCCGAGTTCTACGTCGGACCCAAGGGGCTGCGGTGA